One window from the genome of Malus domestica chromosome 01, GDT2T_hap1 encodes:
- the LOC114826660 gene encoding uncharacterized protein, with the protein MADSIFSQLLVPKIETDPHDEFNSSIQYYQDPCQDQNAALESLRLENFNRCNSPPLPLQYNSNQLPLMGSQDFEDLGIWDYILDDAAVPSPFDYEVVDENPLTTMAESIVCSNSVSGDVFRMLDWGMEGWGKHDGEGMTKNGSCSKRMSAAPLELDEIQKYFDVPITQAAKELKVGLTVLKRRCRELNIMRWPHRKLRSLNALIENVKGMGLTDELRMLEEHKRILEQLPDMELPERAKRLRQACFKANYKKKRTWCLTAGP; encoded by the exons ATGGCGGATTCCATTTTCTCCCAACTTCTGGTTCCAAAAATTGAGACCGACCCACATGATGAGTTTAACTCCTCCATACAGTACTACCAAGACCCATGTCAGGATCAAAA TGCTGCGTTAGAAAGTCTACGGCTTGAAAATTTCAATCGGTGTAATTCACCCCCATTGCCGTTGCAATACAATTCCAACCAACTTCCACTAATGGGTTCTCAAGATTTTGAGGATTTAGGCATCTGGGACTATATTTTGGACGATGCTGCTGTTCCATCACCTTTTGATTACGAGGTGGTTGATGAAAATCCCCTGACAACAATGGCGGAATCCATCGTCTGTTCGAACAGTGTTTCGGGTGATGTTTTCAGGATGCTTGATTGGGGGATGGAAGGTTGGGGGAAACACGATGGGGAAGGCATGACAAAAAATGGGAGTTGCTCTAAGAGAATGTCTGCTGCTCCATTGGAATTGGACGAGATTCAGAAGTATTTCGACGTGCCGATAACTCAGGCGGCCAAGGAATTGAAGGTGGGATTAACGGTTTTGAAGAGGAGGTGCAGGGAACTGAATATCATGAGGTGGCCGCACAGAAAGCTCAGGAGCTTGAATGCTCTCATTGAAAATGTTAAG GGGATGGGATTGACGGATGAGCTGAGGATGCTGGAGGAGCACAAGAGGATTCTAGAGCAGCTGCCGGACATGGAGTTGCCGGAGAGAGCCAAGAGGCTGAGGCAAGCTTGCTTCAAAGCCAACTACAAGAAGAAGAGGACTTGGTGTTTGACTGCGGGTCCATGA